The following DNA comes from Solea senegalensis isolate Sse05_10M linkage group LG10, IFAPA_SoseM_1, whole genome shotgun sequence.
ACAGTTCACCCATGAAGGGAcactcaaacattttaaaacaagatttaaaagaaaaattcaaCAGCATTGTCTTCTTATtgatgtgtatatgtatatagatatgaTTGATATGTATATAGTTATAAATGCAGGAAATGTAGACTGAATGTGTCcagttacacatttaaaatacaaaaaaaaggtccagtttgATTGTAATTCACTCGTTCATTCAATTCTTCCTGTGATGCATTATTgtacatcaacaacacacaaacctaCTTTCTGAAaagaagagctgctgctgttgttgttgctgttgctgctaaTGCTGTtgattttttatgttaaatcaTTTTGAATGCACCAAAAATAAACTAAGCAGATCAATTGTACTGGAGTGAAAACTTTCACTTTACACCAGttacaaagaaaaaagtgagaaaTAATCCTCCAAACACTGGCTTCTCAGAAGACCAAACACACAGACGTGAatcagtacattttaaaaagccttTCAACTTCtaacacagacatttttcacaatgtgaaattgtgttttggTATTTTAGTCTCTTCAAAAGGTTTAAAAATCTGAAGtgttaaaatgtcatatttaacaTTTGGGCACCAAGAATATGGAATCAATTCAGGCTCAAATCAAACCCAcattcagccaatcacagtgtgTTTcactggtcatgtgacactgatgcAGACACAGTCAGGTTTGTCCGATTGTTGACCCTTGGTAGCTGCAAATTATGCCTTCTTTTAACCAGGAATTTTGGAATGTAAAtttgttgaatatttatttcaatattcaATGAAAAACTATGACATTGAAATCCAATACAGAGCAAGAAAttgaaatgctttttaaaattcAAGATTCACACTTCCATATAAATGGATATTTTTCAACTTTAAACCTAACCACCTTTTTTTCCAGGTTGTTGAACTGTCCCTTTATTTTGAGGCCCTTCATTTAACAGgaagtgtctgttttttttctgcgaTGACGAGACAAACGGCTCGACACAGACGCACAAACACTGGTCAATGACGCCGAACAGTTATTTTAATGGTCCCTGAAAGTGAGCGCACTCTGTCACCTCAACACCCAaccagacgcacacacacacacacactctttcactcacacacacacatatatatatatctgcacTGTGGTatagtgtactgtatatgaggtATAGCAGAGAGAACagaagagaggggaggaaagTCTGTGAAGTATCTACAGGCAGCAACAACAGACAGAAGGTAAACAGTCGTCTGTGATATGATTAATGCTCACATTTGTCACTGTGACGCCAGAGTCTCGGACTCGGACGTGCGATAGTTTAAAGAGCGGCAGCTTGTGTCTCCAGGTGAGTTTGAGATGGCGAGACCACACATTCTCTTTGCTGCATTCGAgtctgtcaaaaataataaaaaaaattaaacaaacaaacaaacaaacagtaaatgcAGTCAGCAGTAGATCGATacgtacaaaaacaaagatccTGTGATGTGTGAcatcatacatttaaaataaaaaataaaataaaaccccaTACACCAAATAAAGCTTTGTAAATTGCACTCTGACGTGGCAAGCGTCTCTTCTCCGTCTCCTCTGGTCCTTTTTGGATATTTACATTCAGTAGTTCAGTCCAGGACGAAAGCGACgatagggggaaaaaaagacgagTTCTCACGGAGCAGAACCAAATgagatttcaggttttttttttatccggTCATGGCGATGAACAGATTCCAGGCCGTGTCCAACGAGCAACACTGGCAGTCTCAGATCACAAAAGTGTCCACGGCAACAGCCATGGTCTGCCCCCTGCTGTACAGTCAGTCCTGTTACAGCTGTAGAGTCGTGTGTGGTTCTGCccgacaaaacaaaagaaacccaCATGATCAAGTCTGTGGCCTGGCGAGGACCTGCTTCTTGGTCCGAGGAGTCTATTgggtttactttttttaatcatcactGCCTCGTTCAGTTCACGACGCTCTTAGCGCAGTTTGAGCTTGAAGGCTGAGATCTCCATGGGATCGAGGCTGACGGTGGAGTCGTTGGCCAGAGGTGAGCCGGAGTGCATCAGGGTCAGAGACATGGGCTGAAGAAGCTGCAGGTCCAGGTTCTTGAACAGTCCTGAGATGCTCAGCTGcagaaggagaggagatgaaCAAGAACATTAGAAAGGATTCAATGTTGGTCTTTCCTTTTTAATGAATAATGTCAGCACACAGCAGTGTCTGCTGCGACACGTTTGCCATCTGCCTCATATTTATTGGCTGGTTACAGTGTGTCGTGCTGTTTCATGACAGAAATAAAGGCCTGTTCCAATTGGTGGAAACTGGGCTAAATCCTGGTCTGCTAGTAAATATAACTGTAACTGTAGCCAATACAATTAAAAGTGAAAgatttggaaacaaaatgtcCTTTAAGTGtcaacagtaaaataaaatggtccCTGTGAGTGTCATATTATCAAATCACTATTGAATCATTATTAAAAGGTGCATTGACATTAAAGCTCTACTTTAATGTTGTCAGACACACGAGAGGAGAACTAATTTTAGCGGATTTATACATTatactgtgtttccatcatggtattgAGTTTGGTACAGTATCTTTACTTGGTAAGACCTCAAACCTGGCAGGTGACTAACtcagggcaccagtgtgtgcagtaaGAACTCTTACGTTGTTTGTTTAAGAAATGCATGAGATAGGGTACAGGTACTGTACTAGTTTTATCAAGTGAAGTGAATAAATGTAAACTAGTATTCAAGTAAATAGACGAACAAGATGTTAtggtgcaagtgtgtgtttttctctgaccTGTCCTTGAGTGGTGGTGCAGTTGAAACCCAGGTTCTGAGCCTCAAGGCCACAGTCCAGCGCCAGACGGTGAACAAGCAAGGCTGTATATGGAGATGGAGCGTGGGGGtcctgctgctgacacacacattaagacacacatgcacattagtTACACAGTCAGCACATAaactgcatgttgttgttgttgttgttgttgttgctgctgtggtggTCGTGTCGTCACCTGGCTCTGGATGCTGCGCAGGTTCACCAGGTGGAAGTCGCAGGGCATGATGGACTTGAGAGGAGCGAAGGTCTGCAGAGGAGGAATGCCGCGTCTCTTGGGCAACACGGGCAACGCCAGGACCTCGCGGTTCAGGATGGCGttggtcatgtgactgagtATGGACGGGAAGCTTGTTGTTGCTGAGCTGTCCATCATCTGGAGAAGGTAGAGGTGGATTAAACATCACAACGGTTGAGTCACACCGTAAATATCTAGACATTTATTTCCTCCTTTTGTCCTGCTACAACAGGAGGAACAGTTCATCTGTCAGAGGAGGACGTACGTACCTAATTCTAGTCCAGACACAAAACTAATCCATCTATATTGGGTTGTTACAACAGAAGCActatgtcacatttttaaattaagggtatttgaaaaatgatgtttgatgtttgaggCAAGCCACAACTTCATCAGCAGTTTTATCAGAGCGCAGCAATAAAACCGCGACTAACGCTGTCCTTTCTCTGCCAATGTGAATTCATTCAACTTTGATAAATCCCATCATTTGTTTCTCTCAATGTCGTCAACTTAAGACGAAGCACTTTCGCTAAAGCTACGAGGAggagggaaacaaaaaagaaaaaaaaggggaatgTGGCTAAAGCAcaaactgtgacacagactACGAAGCATCTTCACCGCTGCCAGGGCAACATTACCTCTTGAACTCCAGTCAAGAATTTGGAGATGAAAGAACTAAGCATGGATGACAGTCTGGCAAAGAAGCCATCATACTGAAGGTAATGaagtggaaaaagaagaaaataggaATACAATTAGAGGATAACAGATGGAGCGGTAATGagtgctggggaaaaaaaaggtgttaatCATCAAAATGAAGGACAACAACTCTACTCAAAGAGAAGAATAGAGTGCCACATGCTCAAATGTGATGTGCTGAAATCTTCCAAGAGCTTCAGCCAAAGCTTCAGTAACTGCCTCCACCGTCATCTTACTGACCTTGTTGCCAGTGGACCTCCGCTCGAGCAGCAGTCGGAAACGGTTGGCGGTTTTCTTGTTGTCCTTCACGCCCTGGCCCAGTCCACGATTATCGTCCTGCATTAGCCGCCGGTCCATAATCACTTCCAGCTGGCCTGGAGAGCGGGGACAACAACTTTTACACCAAGAAATAAGCAGCGAGTATTGAATTTGACGCCCCCATTATTCGCATAAGCACAGTAAAGGGATTAGTTCGGCACACAAACATACGGATGTGAAGTGGTTTGCTTTCTGGAAAACTCTTCAGGGAGAAGAGGGGGAGATAATTgcttcaattcaattccatAAAATGCCAGCGAATTAGAGGAAAACCCAAGTGCATTTCAGAGATAACTGACAATCATAAAAGAGAAGCCAAATGACGAAAAATGAAACATCAAATGAATTAAATGCAAAGAGATACGCACCATTCTCCAAGCTACTGACACCCAGAGACTGAGCTGTGTGCAGCGTGAGGCGGTGATGGCTGTCCTGGATGTAAGCCTGGCTCGGCATGGGATAAAAGTTGGCCTGCAGGGGAAGCTTTAGGTGGCGGCGCCGAGGCTGCATCTACAAGTGGTGATCAAACACGCAATAAATCAAAGTTATAATCAAGGACTGTTGTTACCCAGAATCATTTCTTTATGTCCCGTGACCAAAATCataaacttgagtatctaccagTACCAATGGCAGTACTTTACAGTTGTTTTAAATCTTTGAAACTACTAAGCtgctaacaacacatttgtgctgatgcactTGCCACTGAGCCACAACagctatttcaaaaacataaagctCCAACTGTTgaacaaatattctgctcccataaagaagaaataaaaagcccCCAACATGACTCCCTTAAAACGCTGTAGCTACTTTTTATTTACTCGTTTTACAGTCTCTTCTTAGTGAAGCATTTGTGTGATATTTAGAGGTGTTGGATTGTTTAGATCGAGTGATTTTGTCTGACAGAAGGAAAACACACTCACCTGGAAACCGTTGAGGTCTGTGTAGAAGACATCTTCATTTTGGATGTCAGTGACCAGTCGCATGGCCAGCTCCCTATTGGTCTGATCTCTGATGTCCACCATGGTGGTGATGTCTATAGACAACCCGTCGAcgcctgaaaaacacaaaaaatataacTATTCTGAGCTAAACGTTGCATAAAGAGAGAAATTAAAGTGACATCTAATGTTGAGACTGTGGCAGTGgacagtggcctttgcatactagagaggatgtcattcttctttgtttgtgtagaaaacctctgttttaaaacacaaaaaccctCACTGTGACATTAGTGACATGCAAGGTGTGCttgtgtcattattattattattctgcctctgattCATCTTCATGATTGGAAAAGATGGATCAATAACTGTTTGCTGCATCCTTCGTCTAAAAAACCATCACACCTgactgagtttgtgtgtttgtatgtgtgcacaGTGCAGGGGCAGGTGGAGACAAGAGGCATTTAAACCTTCAAAATGCTCAACGactgggttttttgagcagGAGAATTTACTTCGGAAACTTTCCGTTGCcgtttctttatgttttcattgcAATATTGCCCTCGTGATGTAGAAATGCTGTCATTTCAGTTCATTTGTAATAATACATCAGATTGTTTCCAATTAATTTTTCATAATAGTAATCTTCTATTTAACTTGCTATTGACCCCGATCCTTCTATTACcttcaattttttattttaatttattttttatttgaatgtaacagacatttttttatgcttaaaaagttacacactccAACTGTAAGTACATGGAAAAGGCttagttttaattaaacacttccacaaacatatttatgggtagtatattcaatttctgccaataaaccctcctaaatgttacacagtggtATTTTTATGGAAAGGTGTAATCTACAGATTTGGGCCAAATGCTACTTAAAATAGCATTAGCCACAACACTGTCAGATGGCAGGGGGAGGGAAATTTGTATTCtaaattttcattttgtttgaattGTGCCATCTGGTGcctttaaacaaacataaaaaagccTATTTGAAGCGGTTCCACTTTGCTGTGTGGTAAGTTTATTACCTGGCACATTGTGGATGCGAATGCTCTGCTGGAAATGCTGGTAGTGTGCCACCACCTCTGAGAAGAGAGGCCCCTCTACGACGCGCACCACAGGTGATTCTTTCTGGTGGTAGGGCTGaaagcaggaggagagaaagtggAATAGTGAGCAGAAAGAAAGCAGCGCAAGAACTACAGAGAAATATTTACAGGGAACCCGCAACAGAATAATTAATAAGACTTGTGCgtgttgttttataaaataaagaaaagatgaaGGAGCACTGCCTTTTTGCCCAGAGCTCCCCAGCATGATACAGTGTCACAATACACATGGGAGACTCCATGAAAGCTGTGTAAGAATTTGAGTAAACATCTGAGGGAATacctttgcttttccatcaggcAGGAAAAGGTAAGCCCCACTTTTGTCTTTAGAAGGGCGAGTGCCGTAAACCACAAACTGCATCTGAACCTTTACCTCCTGAGGATCGTCTTTACGCTTTATGCTCtgcagatgaaaagaaaagcacacaggaggatgagagagcgcAGAATTTGAAGAGACGAAAGGATGTTTTTGAAGCAACAACACGTGTCATGTTCACTTGGATCAAACTGTCAAGAGTTCATTGAAAAATCAAGCTTCTGgggttctttttttcctctaaagcTCAAAAACCAAATTGACACAAAGGAACAAATCTGTAATGAGAGACACAGTCagcaaataaagaagaaaaacaaacctccaGCAGGCCAGTGGTTCCAGAGAAGCCAAGTGTGAGGGACTGACTGCTGATGTAGAAGGTCTGAGGGTCAGAGAGCTGAGAGCGAACAGGGAGTGGGTCAGCAGCACGGGCGGGAACACTGCGCCCAGAAAGCCTGAGCAGCGTATCAGAGCGGAGAGTCATGGGCGAATCTGGAGAGTCATAAACATGGAAAACAGCCAGACCCAGAGGAGGCAGACGCACCATGAATGTTGCCTGGACAAAAGGATGGAGAAATGGTCGGACAGGATTTAAAACAACAGCCATCAGACGTGCACTCAAAcatcaaacaaatcaaagttggtgctgtacacaaacactggcttcatttttattcagtAAAAGTTTTGTTAATAAACATTTGTAACACCAAGCTGTAACTAAAATATAATGAGAGATGAGGATACATTGATACTTTCTCTTGCATCCAAATGAGTTTCTGCTCTTTTACTGCAGAGCTTCTAAAATACACAGAACAAGCAGCCAAGCTACTTTGCTTTTTACCTCAACTGCAGGAGGTAACAGGCCTTTATTCAAATCCGACTTCCATTAGAGGAAGACATTTACTTTCAATTCctcttaaaatattttattcagGCAtagtttgttattttctgtggaatttggtgcaggagcaTTTATACTTCACAGTAATTATAGCTCAAGGGGTcacaggagctactggtctactgctgtctCTTTTAGTAATactatttaaatgaataattatttatttagtacaGTGCCCTTTTCACAagaataaatctttaaaaaggaCAACCAGTCAGCTCTGGTCAAGTCCTGCTGTGTAAATATACTTTAAGTGGTTAATGTACAGCCAATGTGATGAATATATTAGGTGGTACGTTTGTCTCACTTCTGTAAATTTGTTGCTATATTTAGCAAGTATTCAGATCCCTCtagtgtttctttttcaaaaaaacgtTGAGTTGCGTTAAATCCAGCgactttttctggtgttattaAGAGACTTTTGGAGACTCTGCCATGAAAGCATGTATCGTTCTAAAGGACCAGTTGTCAGTGAAAACTATTTTGAAGCTTGATTTTTACACACCATCCCACTGAAGCTCCATTACAACCCCACTCCACATGATGTGGTGTAATAATTTTCtagtttttcatgtttattaaaaagaacagggattggggaaacaaacaaaatcaagcaACTTGCTACAGTGTTAAAAGAcagaattgaaagaaaaaaagttctaAACATattttggatattttttttactcacttttgTCTATTCCACGACATTATCCCTCTACAACGTCCAATACTATTATTAGATAAAATGTCATGTTCAAATTAAGCTTCTGGGGTTCTTTTTCCTCTAAAGCTCAAAAACCAAATTGACACAAAAGGAACAAGTCTGTAAGACACAGGGtcagcaaataaaaaagaaaaaaaaacctccagagAAGCCAAGTATGAGAGACTGATTGCTGATGTAGGTCTGGCTGATTTAGGACTTTTAGGACAGCAAATAGCTACTTTTCCTTGCTGAGGAGtaattatttgaaatgtttttttttattccataatTGAGCAGCCCTATTCATACGAAATTGTAGACTTAaacaggtgtagattttattgggCAAGCCTTTGTTAAACGGCTAAAATCgttcttatttttcttcccctctgctcctgctgacagccatgttGTCAGTGAGAAATGAGAGTCCAGTTCCCAGACTGATTCACAGAAGCAGTGACGTGATATGCTAAGTCACACTTCAAAAAATTATCCTTTTAATAAGCATAGCATCTTACTTCAAAAACCTCTGCACTCATTTGACTAGCAGAGCTCCACTGAGCACTCAGCTGCACAGGGAGGGTCTGTCCATCCTCAGTAAGCACCCGCACCCTGACTGTGTTCACCAGCACAGTCACCACACACAGACGCTCCTGCTCAATGGGGTTGAACAGAACCAGGTACCTgacagatggagggaaaaatTAATCATGAGCCCAGGatggtggaggagagggagaggtggatgtggatgtggatgttgATAATACCTCGGCCCTGCTGAGTCCACCTCAATTAAAGTGCGCTGAGGCAGAGAGTCTTGAGTAGCACGCCTATCAtcctgcagaggaaacacacgGAAACAACCTCAATACTCAGAATACGACAAATGTGCAGATTTACAAAACAGTTTATAGTATTTAAGCAGAAGTGTGACACCAGTATTCCTCTTACCGTCTCAAGGAAGGGTTCCGTCTGGTAAAAGCGATAAAACTCTTTATTCTTCATCACCAGGAAATGAGCAGCATTGATGATTACCCTCTTCAGACCAATGAGTGAGCGCAGTAATCTggggaggagaagggagaaTCAATGGCATCAGTCACAGCAGatgtattttcaatatttttccTTCAAAGCACTGAGCAGGAAATTATAAAAcagccacagagacacagaggaacaGAAAGTGGGGAAAGTGTTTTCCCTATAATACAGATTAAAGTAAATCTTTAATCTAACCAATCAATCCTATACTTTCTCTCTAGACCTGCAGATCCTTACCTGGTGCCATagtcaacaacaacattctCTTTTGCAGTGCCAGTGATGGCGTCATGATGCTGGAAGAGACCAACTGATCGCCTGGCATCGACAAGCAGGGCGTAATCTGAAACTGGGTAGCGCCCTTCCATGCCTGCATGTCGAGCATTTGCAACCGCCAGGCTGTAAAGAATCTCTGCCCCCCTGAAGGACAATGACAAACAATTTCCAGAGAGAAGTTTTAAAGACAGACATAGTAGCTTAATGCTATTTTGACATGATTGGGTACAGCATTTACCAGGATTATGTGTGCTTTCCATTGCTATATTTAGGCAAAGTGCTCTAAATCTAATTCTATGATTCTCGAAACACACTGTTTTACTGATGCAGTTAAGATGATGTGAGCATTTTTGTTTagtgtattaaaaatgtttctccATTTAAGAGGGACAGCAGGTCCCAGTTCTTTTTCTAGTTTGTATAGTGTGTGCTTTAACCTTGGTTATTGCACTTCAAATCAAATTTATTGTCATCCTGCTATACACACAACAGTAGTACCAAGTAGTACTGCAATCTATTGTACCAAGTGCAATTAACTGTTGAATTATGAGATTGTTAAACTAAATTTAATAGCTTGTaagtaaacaacatttttttttactatctcCCTTTTTAAAGagttgttattttgtgtttcatgaATTTTCAACATAGTGGACAATGAAGTTTAACCTAATCTAACTTAACCTAGCCTAGCCCAGGCTAACCTAGTCAAAACCCAGCGGGAAATCAACCAATCAACCTGTTCTCTAACAGCTGATGGTCTAAATTAACCATGGATCGACAACTACCACTATCACAGTCGTTTATGACTGTGTAAAAGAGTTTGGTCAGCACCATAAAAATATaagtttacacacaaaaaatgattATCTTCCCCATACTTTTAAAGGCTCCATAATTTAGCCTAGTTTTTATTCTTCAGTTGAAATAAAGTGCATAtagcgtgtgtgagtgagtaaaaGTTGCATCTGTAATTTAAAGAACAGAGTCAAACCTAAAACTCTCAACCAGGCACATTTAAATAGTGACTAATAGTGAAATACTAACATTACTATTTGTTCTAAAACTCAACTAAAAAGGTCATAACACAGCATTAATACATTGCTCTGTCAGTTATTAGAAAAGTGTGATTAATCACCTGAGGTGCGACTCGATCACACgatccaggctcttgtaaaagGGCCTTGAGGTGAAATAGCCAGTCCAGTAGTGATCTTCACGATCTGCATAGGCAAAGAAATCTCCGCTGAGCACCGGGAAGTCTGCAGGTCTGGATCCCTGGACCACTCCCTGTGATTTATATACAGCACTGAAGTAGTCTGTGAGAGTCCCAAACTGAGCCTGCAGACAgattgaaaaaggaaaaaacagactCATTATTATGCATGTGCTGTGCATCCTACATggcattttctgaaccaaacatcGAGTCGTGACAGAttccttttaaaaatatcaaggCATGATTCATGATTGAGGAAAAGGTTGTACACAGAGTTACTTGGCAGACAAGAAGCCCAGATGCATTTACAATGATCAAGATATGCATTTGGCAACAATTTGTAATACTTGACAAATTGTCGTCTAACCTGTACGTGCATCTCTGGGTGAGAATTCATGTAGTCGAACAGCTTCTGATAGTTGACATACTGCTGATCCCACTCCAATGCCTTGTCGTAGCGGAAGTCGTCTCCCAGCGGGACAAGAAGCACCTTGCTGCGGTAGAGTTTGGACTTTTTACGGTACTGATCCAGTAGGAGGTTCGctctgaaagagagagagagaagaacatAGAGTTTAAAACTTCAACATCACAAATTACTTTTTAACCTGACCTAATGAGTAAGGTCAGACCTGGCATGTATTAACATCAGCCAATAGAATTTGTTGAAATGTACTTTAGGTCTTTTAAAGGATGATTAACGGGAGAGCAAACTCTCAGCACTCTGTGAATGTTCTCCAGTTCATCCCACCTCTTTGGCTGTTGATGCTGGCACAAGTTCaacttcactttatttgtggAGCAGTACAGAATACCCAGACCTTAAATACTGATAACTAAACTGGGGTggagtagctcagtggttaagaccggtaccctgtgtgcaaaagacttcatggtcacaagttcaactccatgcctggcaggttgtactcaattccattgtaagtcgctttggataaaagcgtctgctaaatgacatgtaatgtaatgtaatgtgaaatgc
Coding sequences within:
- the man2a2 gene encoding alpha-mannosidase 2x isoform X1, which encodes MKLRKQVTVCGGAIFCVAVFSLYLMLDRVQHDPARRQNGGNFPRSQISVLQNRIEQLEQLLEENHQIISHIKDSVMELTDTGAVSPSGHLPFRSANGSWVLPFDGRPTFLAVKAQDCQFAVGHHGQSDVQMLDVYSLLKFDNPDGGVWKQGFDITYEPDEWDNEPLQVFVVPHSHNDPGWIKTFDKYFTDQTQHILNNMVVKLAEDPRRKFIWSEISYLSKWWETADVHKQEAVRKLILGGQLEIVTGGWVMTDEASAHYFAMIDQLIEGHQWLERNLGVTPRSGWAVDPFGHSATMPYLLRRANLTSMLIQRVHYSIKKHFASIRSLEFMWRQAWDTGSSTDIFCHMMPFYSYDVPHTCGPDPKICCQFDFKRLPGGRINCPWKVPPKTVVEANIAERANLLLDQYRKKSKLYRSKVLLVPLGDDFRYDKALEWDQQYVNYQKLFDYMNSHPEMHVQAQFGTLTDYFSAVYKSQGVVQGSRPADFPVLSGDFFAYADREDHYWTGYFTSRPFYKSLDRVIESHLRGAEILYSLAVANARHAGMEGRYPVSDYALLVDARRSVGLFQHHDAITGTAKENVVVDYGTRLLRSLIGLKRVIINAAHFLVMKNKEFYRFYQTEPFLETDDRRATQDSLPQRTLIEVDSAGPRYLVLFNPIEQERLCVVTVLVNTVRVRVLTEDGQTLPVQLSAQWSSASQMSAEVFEATFMVRLPPLGLAVFHVYDSPDSPMTLRSDTLLRLSGRSVPARAADPLPVRSQLSDPQTFYISSQSLTLGFSGTTGLLESIKRKDDPQEVKVQMQFVVYGTRPSKDKSGAYLFLPDGKAKPYHQKESPVVRVVEGPLFSEVVAHYQHFQQSIRIHNVPGVDGLSIDITTMVDIRDQTNRELAMRLVTDIQNEDVFYTDLNGFQMQPRRRHLKLPLQANFYPMPSQAYIQDSHHRLTLHTAQSLGVSSLENGQLEVIMDRRLMQDDNRGLGQGVKDNKKTANRFRLLLERRSTGNKYDGFFARLSSMLSSFISKFLTGVQEMMDSSATTSFPSILSHMTNAILNREVLALPVLPKRRGIPPLQTFAPLKSIMPCDFHLVNLRSIQSQQQDPHAPSPYTALLVHRLALDCGLEAQNLGFNCTTTQGQLSISGLFKNLDLQLLQPMSLTLMHSGSPLANDSTVSLDPMEISAFKLKLR
- the man2a2 gene encoding alpha-mannosidase 2x isoform X4; protein product: MKLRKQVTVCGGAIFCVAVFSLYLMLDRVQHDPARRQNGGNFPRSQISVLQNRIEQLEQLLEENHQIISHIKDSVMELTDTGAVSPSGHLPFRSANGSWVLPFDGRPTFLAVKAQDCQFAVGHHGQSDVQMLDVYSLLKFDNPDGGVWKQGFDITYEPDEWDNEPLQVFVVPHSHNDPGWIKTFDKYFTDQTQHILNNMVVKLAEDPRRKFIWSEISYLSKWWETADVHKQEAVRKLILGGQLEIVTGGWVMTDEASAHYFAMIDQLIEGHQWLERNLGVTPRSGWAVDPFGHSATMPYLLRRANLTSMLIQRVHYSIKKHFASIRSLEFMWRQAWDTGSSTDIFCHMMPFYSYDVPHTCGPDPKICCQFDFKRLPGGRINCPWKVPPKTVVEANIAERANLLLDQYRKKSKLYRSKVLLVPLGDDFRYDKALEWDQQYVNYQKLFDYMNSHPEMHVQAQFGTLTDYFSAVYKSQGVVQGSRPADFPVLSGDFFAYADREDHYWTGYFTSRPFYKSLDRVIESHLRGAEILYSLAVANARHAGMEGRYPVSDYALLVDARRSVGLFQHHDAITGTAKENVVVDYGTRLLRSLIGLKRVIINAAHFLVMKNKEFYRFYQTEPFLETDDRRATQDSLPQRTLIEVDSAGPRYLVLFNPIEQERLCVVTVLVNTVRVRVLTEDGQTLPVQLSAQWSSASQMSAEVFEATFMVRLPPLGLAVFHVYDSPDSPMTLRSDTLLRLSGRSVPARAADPLPVRSQLSDPQTFYISSQSLTLGFSGTTGLLESIKRKDDPQEVKVQMQFVVYGTRPSKDKSGAYLFLPDGKAKPYHQKESPVVRVVEGPLFSEVVAHYQHFQQSIRIHNVPGVDGLSIDITTMVDIRDQTNRELAMRLVTDIQNEDVFYTDLNGFQMQPRRRHLKLPLQANFYPMPSQAYIQDSHHRLTLHTAQSLGVSSLENGQLEVIMDRRLMQDDNRGLGQGVKDNKKTANRFRLLLERRSTGNKMMDSSATTSFPSILSHMTNAILNREVLALPVLPKRRGIPPLQTFAPLKSIMPCDFHLVNLRSIQSQQDPHAPSPYTALLVHRLALDCGLEAQNLGFNCTTTQGQLSISGLFKNLDLQLLQPMSLTLMHSGSPLANDSTVSLDPMEISAFKLKLR
- the man2a2 gene encoding alpha-mannosidase 2x isoform X3, giving the protein MKLRKQVTVCGGAIFCVAVFSLYLMLDRVQHDPARRQNGGNFPRSQISVLQNRIEQLEQLLEENHQIISHIKDSVMELTDTGAVSPSGHLPFRSANGSWVLPFDGRPTFLAVKAQDCQFAVGHHGQSDVQMLDVYSLLKFDNPDGGVWKQGFDITYEPDEWDNEPLQVFVVPHSHNDPGWIKTFDKYFTDQTQHILNNMVVKLAEDPRRKFIWSEISYLSKWWETADVHKQEAVRKLILGGQLEIVTGGWVMTDEASAHYFAMIDQLIEGHQWLERNLGVTPRSGWAVDPFGHSATMPYLLRRANLTSMLIQRVHYSIKKHFASIRSLEFMWRQAWDTGSSTDIFCHMMPFYSYDVPHTCGPDPKICCQFDFKRLPGGRINCPWKVPPKTVVEANIAERANLLLDQYRKKSKLYRSKVLLVPLGDDFRYDKALEWDQQYVNYQKLFDYMNSHPEMHVQAQFGTLTDYFSAVYKSQGVVQGSRPADFPVLSGDFFAYADREDHYWTGYFTSRPFYKSLDRVIESHLRGAEILYSLAVANARHAGMEGRYPVSDYALLVDARRSVGLFQHHDAITGTAKENVVVDYGTRLLRSLIGLKRVIINAAHFLVMKNKEFYRFYQTEPFLETDDRRATQDSLPQRTLIEVDSAGPRYLVLFNPIEQERLCVVTVLVNTVRVRVLTEDGQTLPVQLSAQWSSASQMSAEVFEATFMVRLPPLGLAVFHVYDSPDSPMTLRSDTLLRLSGRSVPARAADPLPVRSQLSDPQTFYISSQSLTLGFSGTTGLLESIKRKDDPQEVKVQMQFVVYGTRPSKDKSGAYLFLPDGKAKPYHQKESPVVRVVEGPLFSEVVAHYQHFQQSIRIHNVPGVDGLSIDITTMVDIRDQTNRELAMRLVTDIQNEDVFYTDLNGFQMQPRRRHLKLPLQANFYPMPSQAYIQDSHHRLTLHTAQSLGVSSLENGQLEVIMDRRLMQDDNRGLGQGVKDNKKTANRFRLLLERRSTGNKMMDSSATTSFPSILSHMTNAILNREVLALPVLPKRRGIPPLQTFAPLKSIMPCDFHLVNLRSIQSQQQDPHAPSPYTALLVHRLALDCGLEAQNLGFNCTTTQGQLSISGLFKNLDLQLLQPMSLTLMHSGSPLANDSTVSLDPMEISAFKLKLR